From the genome of Archangium lipolyticum, one region includes:
- a CDS encoding M16 family metallopeptidase, with translation MTQRLLPLLLLLLGVALPAAAEQVPASPFFPYPMQVDRLPNGLTVVRVPFKSPGLIAYQTVVRVGSRNEVEPGRTGFAHFFEHMMFKGTKNFPEGEREKVISTYGFDDNAFTSDDITVYHSYGPTAGLEKLVEIEADRFRNLEYSEPSFQTEALAVLGEYHKNAAQPYLKIEEELGRTAFTKHTYGHTTLGYYEDVKAMPQAYQYSRTFFERWYTPDNVLLFVVGDFDDDKLMQAVRKHYGPWDRKVASVNVPTEPPQTKERSVHIDWPQSTQPRHFHAWRTPAARLDTANAAIQAVLADYLVGSTSPLYKELVLDKQLAQDIGSDFGLHRDPHLFSVVAVLQKEENRAAVASAFNAAVKELATGKVDASRVEAIKSNTRYGLLMGMETAKSVATQLSVYAGIYGTPDALARHYQRVSEVKPSDLVTFAKKYLTAANRTVLTLTPKTAGGQK, from the coding sequence ATGACCCAACGCCTCCTTCCCCTCCTGCTCCTCTTGCTGGGAGTCGCCCTCCCGGCCGCAGCCGAGCAGGTCCCCGCTTCCCCCTTCTTCCCCTACCCCATGCAGGTCGACCGCCTCCCCAACGGGCTCACGGTCGTCCGCGTGCCCTTCAAGTCGCCCGGCCTCATCGCCTACCAGACCGTGGTGCGCGTGGGCTCTCGCAACGAGGTCGAGCCCGGCCGCACCGGCTTCGCCCACTTCTTCGAGCACATGATGTTCAAGGGCACGAAGAACTTCCCCGAGGGCGAGCGCGAGAAGGTCATCAGCACCTACGGCTTCGATGACAACGCCTTCACCTCCGACGACATCACCGTCTACCACTCGTACGGCCCCACCGCCGGCCTCGAGAAGCTCGTGGAGATCGAGGCCGACCGCTTCCGCAACCTCGAGTACTCCGAGCCCTCCTTCCAGACCGAGGCCCTCGCAGTGCTCGGCGAGTACCACAAGAACGCCGCCCAGCCCTACCTGAAGATCGAGGAGGAGCTCGGCCGCACCGCCTTCACCAAGCACACCTACGGGCACACCACGCTCGGCTACTACGAAGACGTCAAGGCCATGCCCCAGGCCTACCAGTACAGCCGCACCTTCTTCGAGCGCTGGTACACCCCGGACAACGTCCTCCTCTTCGTCGTCGGCGACTTCGATGACGACAAGCTCATGCAGGCCGTGCGCAAGCACTACGGCCCGTGGGATCGCAAGGTCGCCTCCGTCAACGTGCCCACCGAGCCGCCCCAGACCAAGGAGCGCTCCGTCCACATCGACTGGCCCCAGAGCACCCAGCCCCGCCACTTCCATGCCTGGCGCACCCCCGCGGCCCGGCTCGACACCGCCAACGCCGCCATCCAGGCCGTGCTCGCCGACTACCTCGTGGGCTCCACCAGCCCCCTCTACAAGGAGCTCGTGCTGGACAAGCAGCTCGCCCAGGACATCGGCAGCGACTTCGGCCTCCACCGCGACCCGCACCTCTTCAGTGTCGTCGCCGTCCTCCAGAAGGAAGAGAACCGCGCCGCCGTGGCCAGCGCCTTCAACGCCGCGGTGAAGGAGCTCGCCACCGGCAAGGTGGATGCCTCCCGCGTCGAGGCCATCAAGAGCAACACCCGCTATGGCCTCCTCATGGGCATGGAGACGGCCAAGTCCGTGGCCACCCAGCTCTCCGTGTACGCCGGCATCTACGGCACGCCCGACGCGCTCGCCCGCCACTACCAGAGGGTCTCCGAGGTGAAGCCCTCCGACCTCGTCACCTTCGCCAAGAAGTACCTCACCGCCGCCAACCGCACCGTGCTCACCCTCACCCCCAAGACGGCCGGAGGTCAGAAGTGA